Sequence from the Panicum virgatum strain AP13 chromosome 5N, P.virgatum_v5, whole genome shotgun sequence genome:
atgctaaagtttagcttcCAACTTTAGCAATTCGAACAGACTGTAAGTATCTCACGTGCAGAAATAGAGAGCACCTCCTTTCATCCCAAAttattacaacaacaacaacatagtatTTTTCCCCAagtaagttggggtaggctagagatgaaatccGAAAGAttattaatcattttaattttaCTAGATGCGTAAATTTTGCTGTGCACATATAACATAGatctaaatgcataacaaatactaTTCACCCAGAAAAACTAAAATCACTAATAATTTGGAACTGGAGTATAAATCAGGGTATTATACACTAGTAAACGCAGCTTGTCGGTCCGCATCCGCATGTCCACAATACAACAGTGTATTCACATCGTCGCGATAGACAACCAGTGCGATGCACGTGAAATCCTCTTATGTACACAATcacatgttttttttccttcttcgaTCTTCTTCCAACGGAGGGGATGCTTTGCTTATTGATCGTGAGGAGccacgaggacggcggcgcgtcGTCCTCActcggaggaggcagcggagtCGTCCGTCGGCTCCCAGTAGCGGTTGGTGAACCACATGGCGTCGGCGGCCACCGCGCTGCCGTCCTGGTTGCGGTGCCACGTGTAATACGCGTGCGTCCGGTTCTTGATGTCCAGGATGGCGTGCCCGAAGCTCGCCTCCCTGAAGGCCGAGTACCTCGGCTGCGGCTGCGACATGCTGCGAATTGTTTGGAACACGAATTGTTTGGTCAGGATTCAGGAAGTGAGCGAATGCAAACAAACAGGCCCGTCTTCTCAGAGCTCAGGAGGTGGAAATGGGGGCAGTGTCTCTTACTTGGTGGCGAGTCCCTCCTGGTTCCCTCCGTCGCCAATAGTGATGTAGACTGGAGCAGATTGATCAGGAACTGGAGTGCACAGGCCATTCACAACGTTGTATGCCACATTTGATATCCTGTGCTGCAATCAGTGAACGGTATCCCGTGTCAGAATTCAGAAAGTCGGGATTTTGATATTGCTCTAAGCAGAGTACTGAAACCATGCACAATGAACTGAAAACAGCTTTTGCTGGATACAGACAAGTGGTAACTGAAAGGGGAGGAAGAAAAATGCAGACATAGGAGGCACAAGGTCACAGACGAGTGCAAAAAATAAAGGAAATTCATCTGATTAGTTTTCTTGAACTAGAAATGCGTACTCTAAGAGAGAGCTATACTAACGAATTCTTCCCTGTGGTTAGTACTTAATTATTTTGCAGATAAAGGGATTTGAGGGTAGCTGCTTACTGTCCGCTCATAGGCATGCACATGTCCTGCAAACACGAGATCAACTTTGTACTTGACGAACCACGGCTCATACATCACCCTCATGGTTTCACCTTCCATGTAGTGATAGTTGTAGCTATTGTACCATGGTGCGTGCATGAGGACGATCAACCATGGTGTTTCACTCCTGTTGACCTTGGGAAACTCAGCTTCAAGCCACTTGTATTGAGGAGTGTATTTTCCTGGAAAAGGAACAATAGCATTTTAAAGACAAATCGCCCTAATTTTTCTAGTTACTAAGGAACCAGCACATATATATGTGCATACTGCCACAATGATCAAAATGAAGCCTATCTTTACATCAAATaatcactattcactagcatAGTGTCACTTTTAATTGCGGTTCTATTCATGCCATAAATAACTAACATAGCATCAGCGGAACATAACCGTACCATATGATGAATATGATGCCAAGACAATAATGTAAGCAGAGGCCCTCTTGATGGAATACCAGTAAGGTGCCGTGCTACCAGAAGCCTTGTAAGGTGTGGGGTACCTGTTGCTGTATGGCTTGAATGGCTTTGTTTCACCCTGCAAATTTGCAGCTGAATGAACTTCTGAATGGACATAACATAGCTCCACTAAAATGTCTCGTTTTGAAATTGTAAAAGCATCTACTGAACAGAAGTCGATGCCAGACTACTAATGTCTAACTTACAAGTTCAGGAGCAAAATCTATCTCGTGATTTCCAGCTGTCCAGATCCATGGCTGGTACGCGACATTCCTCTCCACAAATCTAGCCCACGTATCCCACCTCACATTATCATGATATGGGTAGTTATCTGCATATGACAGATCTCCAACAAATAGCACCGCCTGCGCTTTTGAATTGGACTCATAATGAGCAAGCGTAACATTTGAGTCGAAGCTCTGACCGAGGTCACCTGAATAAATTTGAAATAGTTTGTGTCAGAAATCATTCTGATACGAAGGATTTGAGCTCTAACATCAAACTAGCAGATATGCGTGTATTGTGCTCCGTGAGATGATCAATAAGCTATAGCCTGAGAATATTAGGAAATACCTATAAGACCAAATGTATATGGAACATCTGGGCCACTTTTTGGAGGGGTCATGAACCAAAACTTCCTCACTGTTTGTCCAATTCCAACAGCATAGTAATACTTTGTGTCAAACTGCAACAAAGATAAGTATTCAGGCTTCCATATAAGGGGGAAAAACAAGGAAACATCCTATAAGAATTTCGAtgagccggttacctccagcttTTTTATTGTGCAATGATGAATGTATCCTGAGGTATAGTTGTAGAACGTATACTGACTGTGCTTTCCGTTTGCAGTATAGTTGAGGTTGTCCTCTGAAGTCCCGTACACCACAGTGCTCGAGCCAGGCTCACTTGTTGTCACCCATGAGATTATCATGGCTGTGCCATCATGGTTCCCTTGTGTGATGTGAACCTTTTCAGAGCACGAAATCAATCAGAATCAGAGTGGAAGATACCCGCACTAACTGTATGTGATCACAACAGCATAGCAAAAAAGAAATGGACATGAACCTCATGGAAAAAGGTACCATAGTATTTAATTCGGTGGAGTAAGATAAAGTAATAAGAACAAAAAGGTTAGGACAAAAGTAAGAACAAAGGACCTAAAAGGTGCCCTACAGTTCGTAAGTAACGGTCAAACACAGATATATGATGCATGACTATTCTAAGAGTTGCTGATAACTTTAAGAACGACTAAAGCAAAACAATTAGCAAAAAGGTGGTACGGAAGCAGTAATTCTAACTCAGGAGCACTGAGCTCTTTATGTTTAATTTGTGGCCTGGGGTTAAGTCCGGGTCGAAAGTAGCTTGGAAAGCGTAAAATGTATATAAGAAGCACTGAAATGAATAGATGTACTGTAAACCTATAACTTCGTAATAATGATATTAAGTAGGCTGTCAAAATGTGCCAAGAACATAGCATAGGCAAACACTAACACACAAATTGCCATCTAATTATTTATCCCACCTATTTATTTTCTTCTGACAGTATGAGAAAACCTAAGGAATTGGAAGGAAGATAGAAGAAAGAAGCCTTTGTAAACGCACAAGTAAGAAGATAGGAAAAACAGAACTCAGTGATTATCGTTTATATAATGATGAAGGCTGTTACGTTACTATAGCAAAATTGGATATCTGCTACCTGCCATGATCTATGTGTTCTGAGAAACATTCTAATATGGTTCATAAATTAACTCAATCGGCTTTTCAGTAGAATAACCGACAGTAGCATATGCCGGCAAATCATGCAAATCCATTAAAGAGGCATATCTTTTGAAAATGGCAATATATAGTGTGACTAATCGGTGGAAAGTTCCAAAGGAAGTAAAAGTAATCAACTGCACATGTATTGGAAGTCAATTTTCTTGTCTCGCCCTAGGTACACATCACAAGGCTGAGCATGTAAAAAATATCAAGCCGCCGGCCTAGCACTGAGCGCGGAACTAGAAGCATACTAAATGCAATCAGTCCTCGGCGTTAACGACAACCGCAGAAGGTAATCAAGCACGCCGTGACAAACAAAGCGCAGATCCCTGGAAGAAATGCCGCAGGCAGAAAGCATggaactccggcgactcgcgcACGTCGCAGTGACCACCACTGACCAGGAGAACCGCGCGCTACCGGACGCCGGTCGCCGGCAGCATCCCAGAACGGAGGATACGAATCGTGTAGCGCGAGGGGCTTGTGGGATTGTTAAAAAAAAGGAGCCGTGACGACCGTACCGCAGGCCGTGGCACACGGTGCCATCCTAGCCGGAGGCGTACCTGCTCGGGCGCATTGtggccgggcggcgggcggaaGACGTCGGCGTCGAGCGGCATGTCGACGGCGGAGCCGAGGTGGCGCCGGTACTCGCTGGtctggccggcgcgggcgcccgcaagcagcaggagcagcagcggcggcaggaggaggGCGGCCCAGGCGGGCGCCCCCGCGGCGCCGATCCGggccacgccgtgccgccccatTCCTTCCCGGCTCCCTCTGTTGCGTGCTCTGCTCCTTGGCGGCTTGGCGGCGCGGCTTCCAGGAGGTAGCACTGGAACTGGGCGAGAGAACGGGAATGGGATCGCGTGTCCGATCGTGCGCTTGGAGATGGGTCAAAGCGTGCGGGGGAGACgggggggcggggcggggggaGGGAGATGGAATATGCTGATCCGAGGTGCCAAGAAATAAATTTGGACAAGGGAGACGGAAGCGGATGGAGATGGACTGGTCCTTGGTTTGAACACGCATGCAGGGAGCAGAGGGATCAAGTGGGCAGATTTGGGAGGGATCCGtcgaatgatttttttttgcgtaTTAAAATTTGCTGTTTGACTTGATAATGCGACCACTGGGGTTCTGTTTGGATGACACTAACACAACTAGCACAAAAAAGAATCTTGcctgaagcactaaatgaagtttatttgcaaaacttttttacagatgcgtgtaacttttcacgacgaatctaatgacggtaattaatcgatgattggctacagtgatactacagtaaccaacctctaatcATGCATTCAAATGCCTCaataggttcgtctcgcgaagtagcgcagaggggttgtggagttagttttacaaACTACCTTTATTTAGTACATCTAATTAATTAgtcaaagtttgtgctactGGAGTAACCAGGGCCTAGGCCACAGTGGCGGCACCGCAACAGGCAGCATGAATTACACATTTGTAATTTATGTTCTTGTTTATTATACCAAAGAAAAACGAGAGAGGGACAACGAATAGTGTGATAACCACGTGCTATCCTAAAAAATAGTAAACTACTAGGTTTGGTCTAAGTTCAACTATCTTAACCTTAACAACAACCAAATTAGTATCCCATATGGCCATATCAATCAGGATATATATATTCTTAGGTTTGCTCATTTTGTGTGGTAAAAGTGATTTTTTTCTATAACCTTGTTGATGGAATTTCCCTTCTTTGGAAAGCTCATATTGTGGTACTAATCAATCTCACATTAGTACTTACAAGTACATACATGCGCAGTTTTCTTTCTTTGGAAACGTCACAAAAAATGCCCACATCTCGTCCTCCGCCCGCGAAGTCGTTTTGTCTTTGGAAACGTCACAATAAATGCTTGTGCTTGTGGTCATCGGTTGCTGCAAGCTATgatcattgcattgcatgcattGCAGGCAGCCTTGCAACCCAGCTCTACAAACATATGAAAGGCCCTATTTAGATCCAAAAtacaaaatgcaaaatttttataaattacttgtatggtgtactaaatgtaatcgagaaataaatcgcattacacaaatggattgtaaatcgcgagacgaatctaatgagtctaattaggacgtgattagacactaaattgctacaataatgctacagtaaacatgctctaatgatgagttaattaggcttattagattcttctcgtagtttacagacgagatctgtaattaattttgtgattagtctacatttaatacttcaaatattagaaaattcccttctaaaaatacaaaatgtaAAATGATCTAAACAAGTCCGAAATGGACAACCACAACGGCGAACAACAGAGTACAGCTCTCATAATGAGGAGACGGTATTTGCTATTGTACAGAAATAATGTTTTACTGTCCACCTCCTTAACGCTACCCACATATCTTAAATCAAGCAGTTGGTTGCCTTAAGTCTAGGCTAccttacccgcaaaaaaaaaaaaggtctaGGAGAGCTCTCAACTTCAGGCAGTCCTCAATCATTTTTTGGGGGGTCTGTTCTTTCAAACTCtgtaaggctgtgtttagatagagcgcaaaatttttttgcgatgaaattttactaatttgaagtactaaatgaagtatatttacaaaactttttgcacagatgagttgtaaatcgcgagatgaatctaatgatactaattaatccataattaatctataattagtggatggttattgtagcatcactgttgcaaatcatggattaagtaggctcattagattcgtctcgcgatttacagcccatccatgcaaaaggttttgtaaatagacttcatttagtacttcatgcatgtatcaaaacattcgatgggatgtttttttttgcgtttacggataaaaatctaaacagggcctaagccAAGTGGCTTGGATTGGATGCTATCAATTGAGATTTGAGAAAGTATTAGCATCCTGCAGAGGAAACCACTAGTAATACTCCAGTTAGTAACATATTTTCATCTGCTACAACATGATTTTACTTGCTGCTGTTACTTGTCTGGTGCGCGCTGATTTTAATTATTTGCAGCTACAGGCATTTTGTTCTGTCCCCTATTCTGGTTTCCTTGTCTTCCTCTTTGAAAATGTCAGTGTACTTCTCGTTCTAGGTTTCCGGTCGCTTGTTTTCCTGCTTAAACCACCGGTAAAACCGGCTCCTCTACATGTACCTTTGTTTCCCCCGCCTCCGTAATGAAATACTTGCAATTCTATGAAAAAAGAAATGGTGAACAtgtaggtccaccttgcaaggttaaatcggatcgattctctcgcggtttcacgggcacgtacgagcgtaagtgcggaggcatgagcacgggcgcgtgggggcgcagatgccaccggcatgtgcacgggcgcgtggcgggtcagtgtgcggtcatctgggatgcgccgttggcactggacgcacggacgtggcacagggaccaTTGGCActagacgcacggacgtggcacatgggctgctggcactggacgtacgagACGTAACCAAGAGAGGatgttcctggcttgggattgaccgacgaggacgtcggtctcttaagggggtgagcatgtgacaccccggcccagggcttaataggatactcataccaagtatcagagccgaaacgcatcAGGGATGATACTGGCATAattatttttggtgttttcaaAACATAAAAATGAGTTTCCGCAAAATACGTTTCTTTCCGCTTAAGGAATTAGGAGAAGTTAGTTCGTAAGCCCTATGTTTATAGTGGTGTTAGCAGGTGGCTCTATAACAGtaactaacttccagcacattacgtTTTTGTTAAGTCTTACTTTCTTGCACAACCCTTATTTAatattgtaacgacgcacctacgctaaggtaagcaaggtaagcattcttgatagtccttagaatagcccacgtgtttcatatgtgcgcgggtcccgtatgatgagcatacgaggaggtgataaggctcaattcaaacgagcctgtcgctatctgccgcctgatatggagtgcggacttcccaccgtgtgattgtaatcacggccatctcgtaaggcaatgttacgaggtgaAGACTCGTTATGCAGTTGGTCATAACCGTGTACTTTGGGACATGTGTACCCTTGGTtatcccgtaaggcgatttgtacagGAAGTGAATATGATACCTACGTAACATATGAagcgctgtccatgcagcgTTGAACGCATgagtgccatctctatagtgggtggtgatgtatgtgtgaatatgtgggcaactgcatatgcgttacccatgtggtgtaggacacatgggggccgttcgtgtgtgctggcacgaagggtccagtcgtggatatttatatctgaattgttgcaggtacactaacagaCGATTGCGTAGATTAAGGCGAGTAGAAACCGACTAGAAGTataatagggagagtacgtatgtatgccaccaaatgTCCGCGTATGTTGCCCTAAAACTAGTTGGCAAATTTGTTGTTGGGGAGGATGACGTAGGGCGAGTATGCATCATATCAGTTTTTGCTCTATAAAAAGTTTTATTCGTAACTGTTGGGCATATGTCGTTGAACCTTTGGAAAAATATGCCACTGCCTGTAACCGCTCCGACCGGTGAGGACccccggtcagaccagttggcCCATGTCTGATTGACCACAGCGCCCAGGCCGGTTAGACCGCTTCTTTTAATCGGTCTGACCGCTTGGCCAGCTTGATCGGGTTGTTATCAAATTTTTGGATTGGCAACAATGTTGAAGTTGTAAGCTATTGGTTCCTTTTATTGTCACTTATCTTGGTGAACTGGAATGAAAGACACTTGAAGAGAAATAAGTTGTGAATCTATTTCAAGGATTATATCAGGATCAAAGTTTATTTATATATGAGTTGTATGTACTTTATGGATTTAGTTGAGTTGTTACAGTTACTTGATTGGATTTCATAATACTGGATGGCTGATAAGAAATTGGGTGTTGTGCAGATGGAGCAAACCAGTAATGATCCTAGTGGCTCTGGACAACAAACTTCATCTACAGTGGTTGATACCATTGCCGAGCATACTCGTTTACTCCAACTACTGGTGCAGAATGCTTAATTGCATAGTCATCGTGATCCAAACATAGGCTTTCTGGAAACTCAGCCACCAGTGTTTCGAACAGCAGAAGATCCATTGGATGCAGAGTATTGGTTGCGTACCATTGAGCAGAAATTGAGTCTTATCCCATGTACGGATATTCAGAAGACTCAGTATGCGACTCAACAGCTGCACGGCCCTGCAGGAGCATGGTGGGCCAATCATTTAGCTATGCAACCAACAGAGAGACAGATTCCCTGGTCAGAATCAAGTaacaatagatccacaaacatgcacatagaccATTTACCTGAAAATTTTCCAGTGTACTACACATGcaaggagtaagccactgcaaatttttcataatttttagagcaacagaacaatcagtattaaataaactagcttaaacacaaactgaattttttagcaggggcaaaagtgacatttcctatgcacaagtatttttcttctgaagatctcgattttagaaacctaacaaaatttattttgcattttttgcattttttgtgAATTGTTATGCATTCTTGAaattcagccgaaataaataattaaaaaacattacaatcaagCATTTGCACTATGGGGAAACATTTTATCTTTATTCCTTGGCATGGTGGCATTGTATTGTATTGGCATAAAGAAGCATGTTTTATGCAATTCATCAGATAATATAATCCTGAGCAAGGATATTCCGAAAACACCTCCTAAACCATCTTTCCGTTTTACCCTCACTTGTTATTCATGAGCCTTGTGATGAATCTCAATGACATTTGCTTTCTTCGTGTTGCGATCTCCGCGCTGCGAGGACTTGATTACCTTGTCTCAGCATCATTCCTTGCTTTGTTTGACCTTTTCTCCGTGAACGGAAAATCTTACATCATTCAATTATCCATTCTACTCGAAGAGTCTTGCAAGAATTGAGTTCGGATGTTTCTTAaaatcatcgtcgtcatcaggAGGCGTCCCTGACTGCATGTAAAGAATGATCTTGTGTAATGCTAATCTCCTTTTCTACCTTAGCGTCAAAATCGTTCCTTTGTAAATCACGTCATTGCTTTATCAGGTAAGTCTCTGGAGGGTACATCGGTTTTGTTCCAGGTGTTCTGCTTGTTTCGTTTATAGTTCCCGTAGGTTCCTGAATGGTTAGCGGTCTTGATCTCATGTTACTGTCCAACCGGACCGAATCCCCTGTTGATCAGTAATCAGGTAATCTCATCGGTGGACGCAAGCTGTATGTGAAGCTTAAGCAAGAATCTTATTTCCTGCAGTCTGTGGCCACTAACCCCTGTTGCTCTCATGTTATGCCTCCGTTTTTGGATCACCTCCTTGCTATCCCTATGTCTTGTAATGCTTATCCATGCACAATCTATCTGTGCCACAAGGGATTTCTCATTGGAAGTATGCTTGACGGTGTCGCAAGGAAACCAAGAGCCTACGCTGAGCGCTCGACATATGCTTGTACTTCTCGACACACGCTGGTATTGAGATTGCTAATTATGATCCCTTATACAACTATATTGGTGTGCTATCTCGTACATGCATGAGTGGATGATGATAACAAGTTAAGATTAAaacactatagagttgtaatccaacaactCAGGATAAGtggtacaacattatcaactcTGTTTTAATGGGCAACCGTTTATTGAGTAAAATCTAACATGTTTTAGTTCATAAAAAGAACTAGGTGTGGTTTTCAAAACCCAGTTATTTAAACAAGACAAACAAATCAACAAATACTAGTTAAAATATGCATAAATAGCCAAGTAAGGTTACACTTAGCCTCTAGTCACGAAATTTTTACACAGCAAGCATAACTTAGCTAACAACCTactgtaaaaaaaattcagtaAGTTTCAAGAAGTAGAAAAAGCAGGAAAAACATTTTACACAGACACTGCAAGAAAACAAATTGACTTGCACAGGCCAAACTATGCAGGTGCTGGTAATAAACTTTTAACTGAGTGTTGGCTATCCTAAGATGAGCTTacagtaatttttttttcagaattaaAACAGGAACATACAGAGCATGATAAATATAGCAAGTTATAGCTGTATTTAACAAGATTCAGTTTTCTCGACAGATGTACTAAGTTCTAGTTATCTAAAAACAATTACTAAACTTTTTGTACAGCAACTAGGCACCAATTTAAAGGTACTGTAACAGTTTTAGCTCATGAAACAAAGTTAAGCAGCATGTACAAACAAAACTAAAATAAAAGGCATAAAGCAAGTTTTAACTAAactgatagctaggcatgtcaaaTGTCCATGAAACTTTTACGCAAGTCTAATAATCTAGCGTGCAacacactgaccaaaaatggctgcCATGTAGTGTATAGAACTAGAGATCTAATTAAAGCTCTAATAAACTTGCATTTAATATAGAACAAAAACTAATGCTCAAATAAGAAAGTGCATGTAATGaaacttgtagattttgttacaaggaatccaaaacaattgagtttgtatttttccgatttttctatgaattattACAAATTTTTAAAGTTCACATGAAATGAAACAAATTCATTTGACAAAACTACAGTAGCCGCCCCGCAGCACAGCCACGCCATGGCCACCAGGGCCATGGACGGCGGCGTGGCTGTGACGGCCCATgattttaaatagccaatttagggtaattagtagcaaatcatgcatcattaaatAGTAGACTTTGAAATGTTGCATGTGTATGTTTGTGTGTTTATGTGTATATAaaattttgcacataaaatgacaggtcaaatgaaccatagtattcgaggttttaaacaatcttttaaattttaaacaaatatgctttgaaaataatttctaaaatatagctcaaataaatttttggccaaaaccaaagttgtagagtttttaATGgcgaacaacttttgtgttcaaagttttttttcgagttatcacacaacaatgggagaaaattttaaattccGAAGTATATAGTACCTTTTCACATGcactcaagttttaaattttatttttcaaacgaagcctcaaatgaacttttgcctaaaacgaaagttgtagatctcgaaattttgaacaactttggtattcaaaagtttttcgtttgagaccatgaagaaggataAAAACTGGTTTTACAAACTGGACTTTGGAAATTCGAGCTAATTACAGAAATGCCATCGCCTCCATCTCCTGCTCTGCTCGTGCCGCCGCAGCTTCTCGACGTCGGTGCCAAcacgcgccgccctcgccgtccacGCGCCGCCCTCCCCGTCCACGGTTCCTTCCCGGTGCTTCTCGGCTTCGCCACGCGGCGCCGTTTCCGTGCCCGCACACCGAGGATTGCCGTCGACGCGCCACGACGACAGCAAGCCGTGCCGAGCCGGCCTTCTCGCGCCCCACTCTGTGTTCTgctctcctccctcccattGCTTTGCAAGCACGCCTCctacctcccctcccctctcctccctgctCTGAGCGCCCGGCCACGCCCTCACAGCGTCCagagtcgccgccgccaccattagCGCCGCCCC
This genomic interval carries:
- the LOC120674322 gene encoding purple acid phosphatase 2-like, which encodes MGRHGVARIGAAGAPAWAALLLPPLLLLLLAGARAGQTSEYRRHLGSAVDMPLDADVFRPPPGHNAPEQVHITQGNHDGTAMIISWVTTSEPGSSTVVYGTSEDNLNYTANGKHSQYTFYNYTSGYIHHCTIKKLEFDTKYYYAVGIGQTVRKFWFMTPPKSGPDVPYTFGLIGDLGQSFDSNVTLAHYESNSKAQAVLFVGDLSYADNYPYHDNVRWDTWARFVERNVAYQPWIWTAGNHEIDFAPELGETKPFKPYSNRYPTPYKASGSTAPYWYSIKRASAYIIVLASYSSYGKYTPQYKWLEAEFPKVNRSETPWLIVLMHAPWYNSYNYHYMEGETMRVMYEPWFVKYKVDLVFAGHVHAYERTHRISNVAYNVVNGLCTPVPDQSAPVYITIGDGGNQEGLATNMSQPQPRYSAFREASFGHAILDIKNRTHAYYTWHRNQDGSAVAADAMWFTNRYWEPTDDSAASSE